A region of the Arenibacter antarcticus genome:
CTTTAGAACACCCAAACGATGCTATTTTTTATACCTCTGGAAGAACCAGCAACGAAGCGGCTTTCCTATATCAACTTTTTGTTCGGGAGTACGGCACCAATAATATGCCCGACTGCAGTAATATGTGCCATGAAAGCAGTGGGGTGGCCCTTACGGATACCTTAGGAATTGGTAAAGGCTCTGTAAAGCTGGAAGACTTTTATGAAACCGACCTTGTACTGATTTTAGGACAGAACCCTGGCACCAATCACCCTAGGATGTTGAGCGCACTACAGAAAGCAAAAAAGAATGGGGCATCTATCATTTCGGTAAATCCCCTCTTGGAAACAGGGTTATTGAATTTCAGCAATCCCCAACAATTAAAAGGTGCTTTGGGCATCAGTACTTCTTTGACCGATCTATACTTACAGGTCAAAATTAATGGTGATATGGCCTTACTGCAAGCATTGGCCAAATTACTATTAGACAAAGAAGATAAGGGCCCAGGTTCCGTGTTAGACCATAAATTTATTCAAGAAAAAACGGAGGGAATTGAAAATTACCTGACCCATATAAGGTCCTTGGAGATGGAGAATTTAATTCTGCAATGCGGAATTTCGATAGATGAATTGGAAAAAGCGGCAGAAATAATAGCCACTAAGCGGAAAATGATAGTTTGTTGGGCAATGGGCCTTACACAACATAAAAATTCCGTAAATACCATAAAGGAAATTGTCAATCTTCTTCTTTTAAAAGGCAGTATTGGTAAACCTGGGGCCGGTACCTGCCCAGTTCGGGGACATAGCAATGTACAGGGAGATAGGACCATGGGAATATATGAAAAACCCCCTAAATACCTGTTAGACAATCTGGAAAAGGAATTTCATTTTAGTCCGCCTCGAAAAAACGGATATGATACCGTAGAAAGTATAAAGGCCATGCATCAGGGGAAGGCAAAGGTATTTTTTGCCATGGGCGGTAATTTTTTATCCGCCACCCCAGATACGCTGTATACGGCAAAAGCCCTTCAAAATTGTGATCTTACAGTACAAGTATCTACAAAGCTGAACCGAAGCCACCTCATCCATGGAAAAGAAGCTATTATTTTGCCCTGTTTGGGAAGAACGGATAAGGATATCCAAAATGGTGAATTACAATTTGTAAGCGTGGAAAATTCCATGGGAATTGTCCATAGTTCCAAAGGAAGTCTAACTCCTGTATCTACCCAACTATTGAGTGAGCCGGCAATTGTTTGTGGTTTGGCAAAGGCTACACTTACCAATTCTAAGGTAGATTGGGACAAATACCTACTGCATTATGACCATATCCGCAATAGCATTGAGGCCTGTATTCCTGGTTTCGATAATTACAACCAACAGCTGAGGCAACCGTCGGGATTTTATTTACCGAATTGCGCTAGAGACAATACCTATGATACTCCTACGGGGAAGGCTAATTTTAGTATTTCCCACAGCGAGTACATTCCCTTAAATGAAAAGGAACTCCTAATGATGACCATACGAAGCCATGATCAGTTTAATACTACCATATACGGGTTGAACGATCGTTATCGTGGAATCTACAATGAGAGAAGGGTACTCTTGATGAACGCAAAAGATATTGAAAAACGAAACTTAAAAAACAAGCAATTGGTTGATCTGTACAACTATCATAATGGAACGGAGAGGGTAGCCAAGAAATTCATTGTACTGGCATACAATATTCCCGAAAAATGTTGTGCCACTTATTTTCCAGAAGCCAATGTATTGGTGCCTTTAGGTAGTACTGCGGATCATAGCAACACCCCTACCTCTAAATCGGTGGTTATAGAACTCAAAGCACATAAATCTATAGAAAATAAATTGCAACGATGATTTAAGTGGCAATGTAAATATGAGCATCTGTGGAGGAAAGCAGTTCTTCTTTTATAAAAAAAGTAAAGACATTGTTTTCAAAATCCCTAACTTATCCATCATTAAAAATAAAATTAATAATTAATTCTAATCTAAACTTAATGCACAAAGTCTTATACCTACCTATTCTTTTACTCTTATTCTCAATCAGCACATGGGGCCAAGCCCAACAGCGGGAATATTACCAAC
Encoded here:
- a CDS encoding FdhF/YdeP family oxidoreductase, giving the protein MTKKTKDISPNPEPPEKLTGLRTGTPKKVAAGIPAVISSAKHVFGEMGIGRGLKALANLNQKTGFDCPGCAWPDPDDDRSTLAEYCENGAKAIAEEATTKKLDATFFKNNSVSYLASLSDYEIGKKGRLAQPMFLPEGADYYEEISWEEAFGKIADHLNTLEHPNDAIFYTSGRTSNEAAFLYQLFVREYGTNNMPDCSNMCHESSGVALTDTLGIGKGSVKLEDFYETDLVLILGQNPGTNHPRMLSALQKAKKNGASIISVNPLLETGLLNFSNPQQLKGALGISTSLTDLYLQVKINGDMALLQALAKLLLDKEDKGPGSVLDHKFIQEKTEGIENYLTHIRSLEMENLILQCGISIDELEKAAEIIATKRKMIVCWAMGLTQHKNSVNTIKEIVNLLLLKGSIGKPGAGTCPVRGHSNVQGDRTMGIYEKPPKYLLDNLEKEFHFSPPRKNGYDTVESIKAMHQGKAKVFFAMGGNFLSATPDTLYTAKALQNCDLTVQVSTKLNRSHLIHGKEAIILPCLGRTDKDIQNGELQFVSVENSMGIVHSSKGSLTPVSTQLLSEPAIVCGLAKATLTNSKVDWDKYLLHYDHIRNSIEACIPGFDNYNQQLRQPSGFYLPNCARDNTYDTPTGKANFSISHSEYIPLNEKELLMMTIRSHDQFNTTIYGLNDRYRGIYNERRVLLMNAKDIEKRNLKNKQLVDLYNYHNGTERVAKKFIVLAYNIPEKCCATYFPEANVLVPLGSTADHSNTPTSKSVVIELKAHKSIENKLQR